AGAGTATTGAGAAAGCAGTGGAAGTAGACGGAGAAGTTCTGTTGGTGACAGCTCAGAGGACTGTCACCACCCCTACAGCAGTGACAGAGTAACAGAGTTTTCCTCATCCTATTCTTGGCTCTAAAAGCTATAATCAGCCAAAGCTAAGTAACTAACAGCAGTACTAAGTGAAAAAATCTTAGGAATATAATCTGCTACTTGTTGGTCTCAACCTAAActtactccttttttaaaaatttcactcctTTTCTTAATGTACATTTGAACTGAACAGAGTAAGTTTTGGATAAAATTCTAACAATATGTATATGATTTTAGCATTTTTATCTTAACAGGCAAACTTTTTCCCTTTAGAGTGGCTAAGAATCTCCAACTGAATAATAGTTTGACACTTTCCCATGATCCTTAGTGCTCGGCATTCCTCTTCCTCCTGTGCCCCCAGGTAAAGGCAACTATGATTTCTGACAGACACTCCTCTTCCCTAATGAGCAGACCCCCACTACACCCGACTGGACATCATCACAAGTCTTCCTGATGGAAGAAAGGGTGGGAGACAGGATCAGGGATCAAAGGGCAATTTAAGGGCAAAGGGAGGGGGGATGAAATCCCCCAAAAAGGGCCAGAAAACGTACAAACAAGAGCTGTTACATCTGAGCTCCCGTTTTTCCTGTGTTACTTCATCCTTCCCTGGTAGTTCCTCTTTCAAAGTAGATGGACAAGTTGTGGCCAGATAAGTATGTCCGAAGTAGAACTTGGGGGAAATCAAAGCCTACACTGAAGGAGCCACAACCAATTACATATCACGTGACTATCAGGCCCTGACATACACAAAGACCATACAgaataatgaaaatgagaaaaaaacatcagcTTCTTGTTCAGAAATCTGAATTCAAGTCCTGGTATGCTGCATGAATTTCTTGTAACACATGACCTAATTTCCTGGGGCTCAATTTTTTGATCTAGGAACAGAAATAATACAGCCATGATCTGCCTATTTTATAGAGTTGCTGTGAAAAATCTGAGAAAAATACTGCACATTGGGGCAAGTAACTTTTCAAATCACTAATGTTGTAAAGATAATAAAGTTCTGCCTCTCTCAAGTTACTATACTAAATGAACATGATTCAAGTGGATAACTATAAAGTGGTTTTTTAGCCACTATCCAAAGTAAACATTGTATAGTCAGCTAATCAAAAGTTTATATAGCCCAATGGTAACATGCAGTTATTCACATACAAGGCTAATgctattcattcactcaccatcaacaaaatgtgtataaaattttAGTTTCAGTAGTATGCTAAGTAATCTACACTTTTCCATCTAATACCCTATGTGCagtgtagttaaaaaaaaaaaaaataagaagcatGTAGCTTGATATTTGAAGGACCTAAGTATGAATCCTGCAGGTTATCCTAAGTGTAGGCTTTGGACAAGTGGGAGCTGAAATACCCTCAGATGTAAATTAGGAATGATACTACCTACAGGATTAGGATGATCATAATCATGCCTGTATTAAAATTAATCTGGTGCCTAACACACTGTGGTTGCTCATGATAGTATGACGGCTGGTATTCTGACTGCCTTCCCATTCTCTAATATCTCTGGATTTTTTTAGGAATAGTTAAATCACATAATTAAATATGGGTGTTTAGCAAAGTCTCTCAGTCGAGAAGTACAATGAAAGGGATTCCCTAAAATCATTTCCAGATCCTGAGCATAAGATCAAATCTAAAGAGTTTAAAGTCCGTCCTTCCTTCAGTTAGTCCTTTCTCACATGTGTAGTCAAATAATTTAAAGCCTAAACTTACTGTTGCCTTCACACTGGTGCATGTAGGAAGGAGATATTTTCTAACAGCAACTGCCCTAAGAAAGGCTGACTGctgtccccgccctcccccccgaGAAGGACAGGGGTGAACAGTGAAGGAAAGAAGAGATTTTACACATTCTCTTCGTCACGGCTTCGCCTGAAGCTTATGCCTCCACAATATACTTGGTCAGTCTTCACAGAGCTGTATTCATATTCCCTCAAGCTCGTGCCTTTCCTGCTCTAGGGTTCATGACTACACTCACATTTAATCCATGaccaagtcatttaaaaatatatcaatgaaGATCTGATGAACGACCAAGGTTAAGGTTGAATAAGCCCCCTTTCTTTCTTgcacttgttctttttttttttttcttgagacaACATACTGAGACGTGCCTTCACCCAGCAATGAAGCACCAACACGTAAATCAGACTTCCCACGGTACTTCCCTCAGCAAAATGTCCATGTTTAGAACTTCCTTGCTCAGCCCGAGAGTCTTCCATATGGATGATCAAAATAGATGCCCTGACCCACACCAAGAACGACCAGGAAGAGTCAGCCTGTTCCGACAAACACCTCCTGGGTGTGATGGTCTCCTGAGATAAGCTCTCCGAACTTACAAAATCAGACAGAGATGGATGAAGGAGGGTGGAGCAGGGTGGCCTGGGATGAACCTGGatacaaagaaaatatgaagACCTGGGAAGGAAAGTGCAAAGGGACTGCCAGAGATTCTTAAGGAGGGCTGAATCCACTGTGGACCACACTGAGGAGGCAGGCGGGATCAGTAGGTAGGAAGTGAGGAATCTGTGGGGGGGGAAACTGCAAtagtaaagagaagaaaacaaatgtcACCAAATGGAGATGGTAGAATGAGCCCTCACTCCTGCTCCAATtccatatgcgggctgtttctgtTTTCCCCAGGAAGCTACAAAACAGTTCTTTTTCAACCAAGGGATCAACAAAGCAGATAAAGGAAACCTGTGCTAAAAATGTAACCTACCTACACGGAGAGGTCTGGGAACGGAAACGCTTCTTTCCCCCTTAGGTAGTGGGATTCGAAACAGGAGggacgcggggagggggcgggggagggggcaggtcgggggaggggagcagcttAACTCTTCCAGAGTGAGGAATCCGGACTGCGCGcttattttacatttctctttttgTGGTCGGCTGGCAGATTCCTAACGCGACACTGCACTCGACTCTGCAGGTCGGTATCAGACGAGTGGTTGGTTCAAAAACCAGAGCATGGAGGAGCGGATGCATGCACTTGCTTGGAGCAGtactttaatacacacacacacacccacacacacacacacacacacacacaccccacgggGAGGCTAAAACCCCAGTGAGGCTGGACCTCACAGTGCGATGCGAGAGAGAAGGTACAAGTTTAAAGGGCCAGCCTACCTTCAGCCAGAACACTATGCGATTGGACGGAAGTTCGCAAACGGGCAGAAGGTGGGAAACGGAGGTGGGGGGGGTGACACCAAGAGAAAGGGGCTACCGAGATAAACACCTACAGACGGGTCCTAGCCTTCCTCTTATCGGGGTTCTGCACCCGGAGATCCTTTGAGAGAAGACACTCCGTGCTCCTCGCTTTACGCGGCCCCCCTGCCCGCCGTGGGCAGGGCCGAGGCCGCACACTTACTTTCGTCCGGCCATTGATTTTGTAGTTGCCCAGCTTCCCGTTACAGTGACGGATCAGGTCGTCCATGCGGCTCATGAGCAGCCCAATGGTCTCGCAGCCGGGCTCCTTGCCCTCGATCCAGGTGATCTGGTCGCCTCGGATGTCCTTGGACGAGTCGCTCTTCTGGCTGACCAGCTGGCCGTCCGTGAACTTGCCCGTGTCGTGCAGGGCGCGCACCTCCTCGCCGATCAGCTGCCCGGTCTCCTTGCCCAGGAAATCGTCCACCACGCAGATGCCGTGCTTGTTCATGCAGGGCACGATGTACTCCAGCGCCAGCTTCAGCGCGGGCTGCGGCTTCGTCTGCCCGTTGGGCCGCAggccgccggcgtggctcagcccCTCGCCCGGCGTGATGCTCGGCGGGTACAGGTTCGCCTTCTCCTGCAGCAGCGACGAGCGGACCAGCGGCTCCTCCTTCGCCGACTCCGCCTCGGCCGCCGctgcccggccctggccctggccctggccgccgGGCGCCGCGCGAGGAGGGGACGCGGCCGCCGCGGGCTGGGCCTTCGCCTTGGCCGcgtccccggcggcggcggcggcgctgtTCCTGCGCGGCGCCGCCTTCCTGGCCCGCCGGGCCCCAGCGGCCCTAGGCGGCGGCGCGGCGGGGGCcggcgcggggccggggggcgggagcggggccgccgcggggccggggccggggccgccctCGCCGCTCTGGCACACGAGCTTGTGCTTCTTCCAGTCCTGGCGCTGGTGCTCTTTGCTGCAGTAGAAGGAGCTGCGGCAGCGGCTGCAGCGCAGCAGGTTCTCCATCTTCCCGCACAGCTCGCAGTACTGCCGGTCTCGCTCGCTCTGGCTCAGCCCGCCGGGCCCGCCGCTGTCATTGgccatggcggcggcggcggcggcggcggccgagcaGGAGGGGTGGCGGCCTGACGGCCTCGCCCGAGGCCGGAGAGCGGGCGGCGCGGCCGGGCCCGTCACTGCGCCATGCACCCGCCGCCCCTCGCGTCAGGCAGGCCGGCTCGCCGCCCTCGGCCCGGCCGCTTCCTCGTCCTCGGGTCCGACCTCGGAGCGCCGGCGGCCGCGTCTCAGGGCCGCATCGCcccgcgggcgggcggagggAACGCGGCCTGCGCGGCGAACGGCGACCTCCGCTCGGGAGCGCGGGCCCGGGCGCGCGAGACCGGCCTCCtgggccgccgccgccaccgcctccgcctccgcctcccggGCGCCTGGCCGGCCTGTGGAAGAGCGCAGGGCGTGCAGGCGCCACTCGCTCAGCGCACTCGGCACGTACACCACGGCCCCGCCGCGACCCGGGCGGGAGGTGCGCGAGGGCGGGGACGGGGGCGTGTCCGGGGCGTGGCGAGGGGCGGGGTCGCGCGCACGCGCTGGGCCTGCGTGCGGTCCCGCGCTGGACCCCGCCCCTCGCCGGCTACGCCCCGGGCATGCGCACAGTCaccgagggggcggggcgggccgtgGGAGGGCGGGGCCACTGCGCAGCTGCGGGGCCCGCGACCCGGACGGTCCACCTGCTGGGCCCGCGCTGGCCGGGAGGGCCGGTCGCAATATGGCTGCTGTTTGCTTAACCCTCCGGTGTGCTGTAGGCGCTCTCTGGACTCGGTTGCACGGGGTCTGCCGCAGCCCTCGTTGTGCGTCGGAGGAAACGGGAATGCAGAGAAGTCCGGTGACTCGGCCGCTGTCACGCAGGACTGGGACTGGCTCCAGGCATTCGACTGTCAGATTCCAAAGCTGTTTTTTCCATGACACCAgtgcagcctctgcctcagcaagGTCTGACATGACAGCAAACAAAAATGAGCATTGCTGCGGGGTTCATCCAGGCCCTCGTGCCGGGTTTGGGCATTTGAAGGTATTGAcgtttgatttgatttttttatttttatttttatttttcaccattttCAAACCCTGTAAAATCTTGCCAAGTTTGAAACCTCGCGAAAAAGTATTTAGCTACCGACTAAATGTAATCAATGCTCATTCCAATATCCACGTTCAGGCACTTAAATTCAATCTGATGGAACCACTCCTGCGGGTTGGATTTGGGTGATAAATGAGCAAGCATCCCTAACTTAacgattaaaaaattttttaaatatattttattgattttttacagagaggaagggagagggatagggagttagaaacatcgatcagctgcctcctgcacatcccccaccgggatGAGCGcccaaccaaggtccatgcccttgaccggaattgaacctgggacccttgagtccacaggcctacgctctatccactgagccaaaccagtcagggctcaatgTATGGGGATTTATTCTATGACCCAGCTTATGGTCTATTCTGTTGAAAATCTATATGTGCTTGAAAGAAGTATTTTCTGCAGTTGTTCCGAGGACTGTTCCTCAGATGTCAGTTAGTTGGGTTGATTGACAATGTTCAAGTCTTTTACATTCTTACTTATTTTCTGTGTGCTATTTGTTGAGAAAGACTGTTAAAATGTCTAGCTATAGTTAAtagatttttcttgttctctctgtTCTGAGAGTTTTtgctttgtgttatttttttttagttattttttattgatttcagagaggaagggagaaggagagaaagacagaaacatccatgatgagagagaagcattgattggctgcctccagcatgctctccattggggatcaagcccgaaacctgggcatgtgccctgattgggaatcaaactgtgagatctcctggttcataagtcgacactcaaccgtgagccatgccggctgggctgcttTGTGTTATTTTGATGTTCTCTTACTCAAGTGTTAATCATCCACAATTGAAATTGTTATGCCTTATAACTGAATTGATCTTTTTCTCTTAAGGAAATACCCCGCTTTATTCCTGTTAATTATACCTATCTCCAGGGTGACTTTGCTATTAATAAATATAGCAACTTTGGGTAACTCCCTTACAATTAGTGCTTGCATGGCGATAGTTTATGGTTGGATCTTGCTTTTATATCCAGACTGATACTCACtgtcattattttattgaaatatgtaGACGAGGGGGTCAGCAATCATCCTctataatgaagagctaatatgctaattagacaaaaCAGCctgacgaccttccggacgaccttcccgacaaagctgggctgcgaggggctgcaagggccggcagaggcagccggggctgcgagctgagccccttgcacgaatttcatgcatcgggcctctagtttcctataaACAGCCAGGTAGTCAACTGGTGTTTGTCATAACtcctcaactctgctgttgtggGTGAAAACAGCCatagaaaacacacaaacaaaggcAGAGGCCCATCGAGTTACAAAACCCATAGGCTCCTGCTTCTGTTTGTTCTGCTTCTCCTCCTGCTTGTTGGGTCCTGCTCCcgatcccctccccctcctccttctcctttttcttttcttcttttcttcctctcccttcctctctgccccttcacttcctctttctccttctttggtATAGTGCACTGGTCGGccaactcatgagtccacagagccaaatatcaacaggacaacgattgaaatttctttggagagccaaattttttaaacttaaacttcttcgaacgccacttcttcaaaatagactcgcccaggccgtggtattttgtggaagagccacactcaaggggccaaagagtcgcatgtggctcgtgagccacagtttgccgaccactatactatactatatcgTGTGTCTTCCTGATACCGTTTTCCTTAAGCATAGCAAACTTCCATAAACCCTTATTTAATACAAGGTAGCCCGGCAAAAAACAAAATTCTCTTGGCATTTGCTTGTCTGAAAcgtctttattttgaaaaatatttttgctggctatagaattctaggttgagaCCTTTTCCTTTAGCTAAACCAAGCTGTCATTCCAACGTCTCCCGCCCATTGTTTCTGACGATAGTCTTTGATGATTCTTACCTCTGGGccactgtgttttgttttccacCTGCTTTTTAAAAGCTTGTCTTGATCACTGTTTTCACCAATTTTATGATGGCAAGACTTGGTGGTGTGTATTTTGTTCTAATTGTGGTCAAGGTTCATTGAGCTTTGTGGGTAGGAATGTTTATGGTTTCATAAATTAGAAAGCTTTTgggatattatttcttcaaatattttctgcccccactttgctgagattcAAATTATACACATATTAGACTACCTAATATTGTCGCACAGATCATTGAAgtaaagtttttgtttatttcctcagtctctcccccacccccatgcttcCATTTGAAAGCATTTCTATTACTATATCTTCAGGTAcatgatcttttcttttttcttttttaaaaaaaaaatgtttttattgccctagctggtttggctcagtggatagagcgtcagcctgtggactgaagggtcctgggttcgattccagtcaagggcacatgcctgggttgtgggctcaatccccactgggggtgggaggggggtgtgcaggagacagtcgatcaatgattctctctcatcattgatgtttctctctctctctctctctctctctctctctctctctccctctctctccctctctccctttcccttcctctctgaaattaataaaaatatttaaagaaaaatcccaggcatatgacctgactggttcataggtcaacactcaaccactgagccattctggccaggGTGATCTTTTCCTTTGCACTGTAATCGAGTCATCCcatctattaaatatttttgtttcatatatatcatccttttcagctctggaatttccatttgacctTTTCTCTGtatagcttctctctctctcacctcattATGTCCACATTTTTCTTTACATCCTTGAGCGTATTTATGAAAGGTGTTTTAAAGGATCTGTCTGCTAATACCACAGTATTTCTGCATGTGATTCATCTGGTCCAGTTTTTCTTTGCTTATGGAAATGTATTCCCTTTGGGGCAtgtttagtaatttttaattggattttgaaCATTGTGAATAACTTATTGTTGAGtgctagattttatttttttccttaaagaggGCTGGACTTGTTCTGGCATAAAGCTGTATACAtttctgaaacatttaaaaagctttgccctagctggtttggctcagtggatagagccttgacctacagactgaagggtcccaggttcaattccagtcaagggtacatacccagattgcaggctcgatccctagtagggggcttgcgggaggcagcccatcaatgattctctctcatcattgatgtttctatctctctctctccctcttccttcctctctgaaatcaataaaaaatatatattaaaaaaaagctttGTATGTTGTTCTTGAGAAGTCTAATGCCAGTTTAATTTTCTTGCCTATTTTGTAAGTATTTTATGGTTATGCCTGGAGACTCTGAggctttttcttttgtctttagaaTCTAGTgattttttccaaaatatgtcTCAGAATTCATAATCGGTCATTTTCTCCATAAGTGTGGTGAGCGCCTTCAATACTTAAGTTTTCTTGCTTCTggaaagttactttaaaaatcttaaacaCTAGTTTTGTtccattgttttatttctcttcttcaaaAATTCCAAGTATGTGTATGTTTAATTTATGTGCGTGTCTGCTTTCTATTCCTATCACATCCTCCCTGAtcccttttaaaatgtctttatctcagtttcattcttttgttcttttactaGCTTTCTTCCATGATTGTTAGTAGACTTTTATTTGAATTCCTTTTTCCTTGTAGTTTATTCTTCACTGTTTAGAACCGTGTCTTTTTCTCCAGTTACTTTTCTGAGTTTGATCAATTCTTGCTGCATTTTCCCCAGGGTTTTAAAAggtaacttaattttattttgatgcttTCTTTTTCACGTTTCCAACAAAAATCCTTCTTTGGCAGTTGCTGGAGGTCTGGGtcatttctttgatatttttgcAACTGTACCGAGTCTGAAAGAGccttaatgaaaattaaattgttttctgtACTGAATGAATTTCAATCAGATTTCAAAAtgaacatgcaaaaaataaataaataaaggaagaggCAAATGAACATTTCTCACTTGAATGTGGTGCAGTGTGACGATGATGAGAAATTCATTGCTGTTAGAGAAGATCTACTTCTTGAACAAGTTTAGAATGAAATGTCTAAAGCGTTTCCCTTGCATTCCTATTgcatacattttagaaaatcaattttatattaaactagaggcccattgcatgaagattcgtgcaataggccttccttcccctggctgccggcactggttttcctccggcacccgggacccggtccgcagaggagccaagccttcagccttcagtcttcagtcttcgcttaggcggagccttcagtcttcactccgtgcctgtgtatgcaaattaacccatcatctttgttgggttaatttgcatactcactcctgattggctggtgggcatcatggaggtacggtcaatttgcatctttctcttttattagtgtagattcggTTTTGAAAACTACTTTCAAAAGAATCAAAGTATTTCAGAAGTCTTTAGGAATGTTTATGTCATTGAGATCTGTGACCATGCTCTCTGATTTCACATCTCTTTGATAAGCTTCATGAACACTTCAATGAAATGTAAATGTACAGCTTCCTTACGTAGGTCAGAACAAACCCACGAATGGGCTGGAGACAAGTATAGGATTTTTGCTCCAAAGAGGACAAAAATAGAGCGGTGATTAAAGGGAGTAGTGGAGTCGAGcaagacaaattttttaaaaatatacttttattgatttcagagaggaagggagaagggagagagatatagaaacatcagtgatgagagagaatcatcgatcggctgcctcctgcacgtcccctactggcgatcaaacccacaacccgggcatgtgcccttgaccggaatcaaacctgggacccttcagttcgcaggctgaggCCCCATCcaccagagccaaaccagctagaacaGCAAGACAACTTTtgaaagatgggagaaaaaaGCATGCTCACTGATAGGAATTATCTACGGAACCCTTATAAAAaggatgtggggggagggaggaccaaGAGCCGGAGTCTGAAGCTGAGGGGTTaaatgctggccaggctgtaacAGAAAGCCAGGCTGAATCACACTCTTATAAGTATTTTAAACAGGAAGCTCTGGAGAGGCTTTTACGTACTGTTGGACGTGACCTATAGGCGTCTGGCTGCCGATAAAGAGTTCCAAGTGGAGAGAGAGGTCACTTTCAGCGCtgccagctctgtgccaggaCCTTTACCTGGCTGGCCTCATGCACTGCAAACTCACGGTGTTTAAAACAGCTCATTTCCGCCCAGCCTGCGtcgctcagtgggtgagcgttgacTGGAGCATGGAGCTCACTAAACTGAAATCTCACTGGAGAACTGAGAGAAAAACTGAACCTTTCTTCAGAAAGTTCCAGTTTGGCCCCAGAAACTTAAAGCAGAATCTGCTTCCTGAATAATTCAGATAATTGCCTCAAACCCCATGCTTTTTGTCAAAGTTGGAGAGATCTGACTTCAAATGACAGGTGATCAAGTTAAAATCGTGTTTGGATGgaccttgttttacctttttcttttct
This sequence is a window from Eptesicus fuscus isolate TK198812 chromosome 24, DD_ASM_mEF_20220401, whole genome shotgun sequence. Protein-coding genes within it:
- the EGLN1 gene encoding egl nine homolog 1 isoform X3 translates to MANDSGGPGGLSQSERDRQYCELCGKMENLLRCSRCRSSFYCSKEHQRQDWKKHKLVCQSGEGGPGPGPAAAPLPPPGPAPAPAAPPPRAAGARRARKAAPRRNSAAAAAGDAAKAKAQPAAAASPPRAAPGGQGQGQGRAAAAEAESAKEEPLVRSSLLQEKANLYPPSITPGEGLSHAGGLRPNGQTKPQPALKLALEYIVPCMNKHGICVVDDFLGKETGQLIGEEVRALHDTGKFTDGQLVSQKSDSSKDIRGDQITWIEGKEPGCETIGLLMSRMDDLIRHCNGKLGNYKINGRTKAMVACYPGNGTGYVRHVDNPNGDGRCVTCIYYLNKDWDAKVSGGILRIFPEGKAQFADIEPKFDRLLFFWSDRRNPHEVQPAYATRVSSQLSSLWLESIRNQEWKLGAWSIHDR
- the EGLN1 gene encoding egl nine homolog 1 isoform X4; this translates as MANDSGGPGGLSQSERDRQYCELCGKMENLLRCSRCRSSFYCSKEHQRQDWKKHKLVCQSGEGGPGPGPAAAPLPPPGPAPAPAAPPPRAAGARRARKAAPRRNSAAAAAGDAAKAKAQPAAAASPPRAAPGGQGQGQGRAAAAEAESAKEEPLVRSSLLQEKANLYPPSITPGEGLSHAGGLRPNGQTKPQPALKLALEYIVPCMNKHGICVVDDFLGKETGQLIGEEVRALHDTGKFTDGQLVSQKSDSSKDIRGDQITWIEGKEPGCETIGLLMSRMDDLIRHCNGKLGNYKINGRTKAMVACYPGNGTGYVRHVDNPNGDGRCVTCIYYLNKDWDAKVSGGILRIFPEGKAQFADIEPKFDRLLFFWSDRRNPHEVQPAYATR
- the EGLN1 gene encoding egl nine homolog 1 isoform X1, with the protein product MANDSGGPGGLSQSERDRQYCELCGKMENLLRCSRCRSSFYCSKEHQRQDWKKHKLVCQSGEGGPGPGPAAAPLPPPGPAPAPAAPPPRAAGARRARKAAPRRNSAAAAAGDAAKAKAQPAAAASPPRAAPGGQGQGQGRAAAAEAESAKEEPLVRSSLLQEKANLYPPSITPGEGLSHAGGLRPNGQTKPQPALKLALEYIVPCMNKHGICVVDDFLGKETGQLIGEEVRALHDTGKFTDGQLVSQKSDSSKDIRGDQITWIEGKEPGCETIGLLMSRMDDLIRHCNGKLGNYKINGRTKAMVACYPGNGTGYVRHVDNPNGDGRCVTCIYYLNKDWDAKVSGGILRIFPEGKAQFADIEPKFDRLLFFWSDRRNPHEVQPAYATRVSSQLSSLWLESIRNQEWKLGAWSIHDRYAITVWYFDADERARAKVKYQTGEKGVRVELNKPSDSISKDVL
- the EGLN1 gene encoding egl nine homolog 1 isoform X2 — translated: MANDSGGPGGLSQSERDRQYCELCGKMENLLRCSRCRSSFYCSKEHQRQDWKKHKLVCQSGEGGPGPGPAAAPLPPPGPAPAPAAPPPRAAGARRARKAAPRRNSAAAAAGDAAKAKAQPAAAASPPRAAPGGQGQGQGRAAAAEAESAKEEPLVRSSLLQEKANLYPPSITPGEGLSHAGGLRPNGQTKPQPALKLALEYIVPCMNKHGICVVDDFLGKETGQLIGEEVRALHDTGKFTDGQLVSQKSDSSKDIRGDQITWIEGKEPGCETIGLLMSRMDDLIRHCNGKLGNYKINGRTKAMVACYPGNGTGYVRHVDNPNGDGRCVTCIYYLNKDWDAKVSGGILRIFPEGKAQFADIEPKFDRLLFFWSDRRNPHEVQPAYATRYAITVWYFDADERARAKVKYQTGEKGVRVELNKPSDSISKDVL